In the Camelus dromedarius isolate mCamDro1 chromosome 13, mCamDro1.pat, whole genome shotgun sequence genome, one interval contains:
- the SPRYD7 gene encoding SPRY domain-containing protein 7, with the protein MAASVFCCLRCCRDGGTGHIPLKEMPAVQLDTQHMGTDVVIVKNGRRICGTGGCLASAPLHQNKSYFEFKIQSTGIWGIGVATQKVNLNQIPLGRDVHSLVMRNDGALYHNNEEKNRLPANSLPQEGDVVGITYDHVELNVYLNGKNMHCPASGIRGTVYPVVYVDDSAILDCQFSEFYHTPPPGFEKILFEQQIF; encoded by the exons ATGGCCGCCTCTGTGTTCTGCTGCCTGCGGTGCTGCAGAGATGGCGGGACGGGCCACATCCCTCTGAAGGAGATGCCGGCCGTGCAGCTGGACACGCAGCACATGG GAACAGATGTTGTCATTgtaaaaaatggaagaagaataTGTGGAACAGGAGGTTGTTTAGCCAGTGCACCTTTACATCAAAACAAGAGCTACTTTGAATTCAAAATCCAGTCCACAG GAATCTGGGGTATTGGCGTTGCAACCCAGAAGGTTAACTTGAATCAGATCCCTCTTGGCCGAGATGTGCACAGTCTGGTGATGAGAAATGATGGCGCCCTGTACCACAACAACGAGGAGAAAAACAGGCTGCCAGCAAACAGCCTTCCACAGGAGGGAGATGTGGTG GGTATTACATATGACCATGTAGaattaaatgtatatttgaaTGGAAAAAACATGCATTGTCCAGCATCAGGTATACGAGGGACCGTGTATCCAGTTGTTTATG TTGATGACAGTGCAATTTTGGATTGCCAGTTCAGTGAATTTTATCATACTCCTCCACCGGGTTTTGAAAAGATACTATTTGAACAGCAGATCTTCtga